The sequence TCCAGTTTTCACTCCAACGAACTTTTCCGGGTAGTTTTCCCACACGTAGGCCTTCGCCTCATCACCGGAACAGTGCGCTGGGGCTATGAACTCGGCAATTTTAGCAAGTTTATCGAGGGTTCTCCGCGACGGATAATGGAAGCCACCTATTACGAGATAGGCCCTTTCATAGCCCGAAACCTCCAAGATGGCCTCGGTGAGCCTGTCAACGCCCGGATGGGAACAGCCGACTATGATTACCAGCCCAGAGGGAGTCTCAACGCCAACGGCGTGCTCGAAACCCTCCAGAGCCCCAGAAGTCCATATTCCATCGGCTATTCTTCCAGCGTCAATGACTTCAAAAACGCTCAGCCCCTCTATCCATCCGCCAGGCGGTGCGTAGAGCCTCAGACCCGGATTGAGCTGAGCAATCAACGGAAAACCGCCGTAGTGGTCGTAGTGCCAGTGGCTTAAAACCGCGAAGTTCAGGTTTCTCAGTGAAGCTCCCAGAACCTTCGAGTTGTGGGCTAAAATCTCTCCTCTCGTGTCGGCATCGAAGAGGAAGCGATACTTGCTCTCAACCAGAACGCTCCAGCCCCAGTCGTTGATGAGGCCCTTTGCTGGGGCGTTGTCGTTAAGGATTGTTAGTTTCATTAAACCTTCACCACGTACTTTCTGTTGCCCTTCTCAAAACCCCTGAAACTTCCAAGCTTCAAGCCCAGAAGGGCTCGCTCGACCTCAATTACCTTCATAGAAGCTAAATGCGTAACGCGCGTCCCTTCTAAGAACTCCGGCAGGAGCTGGCCTGTTGGACCAGTAAGAACGAAGAGCTCAGCTTTCTTTGCCCTATCCAAAAGAAGGTCTATAGT comes from Thermococcus sp. and encodes:
- a CDS encoding MBL fold metallo-hydrolase; this translates as MKLTILNDNAPAKGLINDWGWSVLVESKYRFLFDADTRGEILAHNSKVLGASLRNLNFAVLSHWHYDHYGGFPLIAQLNPGLRLYAPPGGWIEGLSVFEVIDAGRIADGIWTSGALEGFEHAVGVETPSGLVIIVGCSHPGVDRLTEAILEVSGYERAYLVIGGFHYPSRRTLDKLAKIAEFIAPAHCSGDEAKAYVWENYPEKFVGVKTGTILEI